The genomic window acagtttcaattttttttctcctttgctTGATTGGTAAGCTGTTGTTATAATTTATTCATATACATATTTGCATGCATGTACTTGCATACTTTGCAATTGCTTATGAACAACTTAATACTTTGGAATTTGAGGGATTATACTTTACTACTTTAGCAGCATCGTCGTCATCTCAAAGCTCTTTATTGTTCTGTTTcttttgtcttctttttttccACTTTTGTTCCTTTTGCAGCCAAAAGTTTTTCCTTTTGCAATCTTTCCATActttttctatgttttttcATGAATTTGTTGCTGTTGTATATTTCACAATAAACATGAGGCTATATTGAATTGGCTGAAATCCATTTTAGTCCCTTAAGTATTCCGACTGTGCCAATTTAGTTTCTCATTTTTTTGAGCGATTTTAGTCCCTAAtgttttgtctttgtaatttcAAGGTCccctataatttttctttaatttgacACACATGCACCCCTAATGCCACCAAGAGTCCAAGACATATGTGACATgacaaattataataaaaaaaattcaaaaacaatttCTCCCATTAATTTAATTACACAGCAACACCtgcattattttttcaaacacaTTTAAAATTAGTTAATATCTTTCCAACCCCTCCTCAATCTTCTCTGCCACTCTTCTCGTTCGCAACACCAAATCCCATTTGACATGTATCCAACCTGTTCATTTTGTCCAATCTCTCACCATTGACCCCAACCTCGCAACCATCTTCCTAATTGATTTCACACTACGCTCTAGTGGATGACAACATTAGTTCATTAGAGTGGTGAGGTGATTCTATAAAAAACCAACacatcaaaagaaaaacacCACCATCAACCCAATGTTCAAACAATCTCTGTCTTATAGAAGGCAAGTGATTGACTGAGGAAGGAGTGAAGGACACGGATACGATGCATGAAATAAGGTGATGTGTAACTAAGTTAATGGGTTGGGGGatatttgaaagttttattatattttgccTTGTCACATATACCTTGGTGGCATTAGGGGGTGTCAACATCGGAAAAAATAGTCGACATATGTATCAAATTGGAGAAAAATCACAGGGGACCATGAAATTGTAAAAAGGGAAAAACATTAGGATTAAAACCGCTCAAAAAAAAGTGTGGAACCAAAGTCGCACAATCGTGATACTTGGGAAGGACAAAAGTAGATTTAAGCCTATTGAATTCATAGAAATGTACTGCGCGCACATTCTTTTGTTGAAGGTGTCTAAATATCATGTAAGAACAATATTGAATGTGAATTGTGCAATTTTTGTCCATGTTTGATAATTTGTATGGTTTGATAATTCCACCAAATGCATGCCTAAGAAATACAGCTTTCTCATTACATGCTTGCagtaatatttttaatgaatacTCCACTATATGTTGTGGCTTATACttataattattattggtgtctcTGCAGTTTTAATTTCATTTCACACAATGTAGAAGGAAGATATATCAGCTTGTAGCTGGCTGCAGCATTAGGATCAGAAAAGTTTTATATTCAAGTTCATAAAACTTAGGTTAGTTTCCTATTTCTTAACCTATGTGATAACTACTGAAAGTGTACCATAACATTTCGCGAAGAGCTCTTTGTTGTATTTGTACTAGATAGTAAGGTTAAGTTGATCAAGGTTCGTTGGCTTATGAAATGTTGTaaagttgtatatatatatcatacaATTATACATATCTTTTTTGCAGCTAGATTTATGTATTTGTTCCACAGCTGTTTAGTCTATCATctacaaatttatttaatccACTTTCATCTCATTTAAGGAAATCAATTGTTCTATAAATTGGAGAGTTTTAGAGCCAACTTCATTCCATACAAAACAACATTgataagaagaaaataaaaatacttaatcAAATTTCATACACAATGGAAAAAACTACTGGTTTTCTTGTTTTGGTTCTCCTTGTTGCCGCGATTTTGAGTGGCTATATCGTTGAGGGTGCGGGTAGAGGGAATCAGCTGGAGAAAGATGGCCCAGTTTACAAATCTCAAAAGGCAACTCGGAGGCTGTTGTCGATTCAATGTGCGTTGTTGGGTGACTTGTGTGCGCGTGATCCTGAAACTTGTCCTGAGTACTATAGGTTGTGTCCTCCTAACAAAGATCTCCAAACCACTGCAGCTAAAGTTGATAATCCTAAAGCCAAAAACCTTCCATGATCAGAGAGATTTGTGGCATGGTTTGTGTTATTGATATTATATCTATATATGTATCCTTTTATGTGTGTGAAAATATTATATGACATAAAAATTACTATATAGCTAAATAAACTTATCAGCCTTTACTGGTTGTGCCTTTGCTAGAGATATCTAGCTTCTTGGGTATGTTCAGTCAAGGATTAGATATTATTGTGTGCTATGGTTTTTGTATTATTGTGTCATGTTATGGTTATAATATATGCAGATTGGAATAAaattcacatttgtttcttGTGTCTCAGAGCATCACAATACAAAgcaactttattttatattttttctggAAGCATATTCCTTTTAGTTTCTCTCCACCAATTAGagtggaaaaaaaataagtcaaGTCAGTGTTGACATAAAAAATTGCAAGCTGTTAGTCTAGCATATAATGTACAAATTTCAGTGGTTCTGAAATATTTCAGTATTCTTTCTTTGATATTAACTGAACTATTTTAAGCAAGATATAGGTACCATGggagaaatatgaaaataactAAAATATGTTACTACATAacaaagagatttttttttgccGCCCTACTTCTCACGTGCCCTATACGTTTGCATTTTTATCcttccgctatttaagtagcggacgttataaaaaatgaatttttttttaaatgttgtCTGCTACTTacggacattataaaaataaaatctgttAGGATGTTTTTGGGGTGTATCTGCTACCTAAGTAGCGTTTGGGGTGTATTCGCTACCTAAGTAGCGGGCAGAGTATTTTGGTAAATTCATAGAGCGTGCGAGAAAATGGATAGGGTGGCCAAAGAAAATCTATGtaacaaacatatatattagaAACCACAACATTCCTTACTCAAGTCTTCATTAACCACAAACATTATTCATCTTAAACTTTTTTCTACACACACAACATTAATATTACAAACACcataatagaaaatataactcttcgtccccatgagcttaactcagttggtaggaacatcgcactatatgtgtaggagtccgggttcgaacccgagacACTTCACTTATTGAATTTTCTAGCTACTAAGCTACTTGACtgaaaaaaaggaaagaaaatataACTCTTCCCACCTCATGATGGGACTTTATTTTACTACAATCCAAAGTCCAAATCATCATGGGACAATCTTGTAAGCTTTAGTCTTGTCTATCCAATTTATGAATGAATTCTTAGAATTCCTAAATCCTAAGAATCCATGTTCTTTTGCCTTGTTCATACTATCCAACACACCCTCAACTCTCAACATAAAATCTGCAAACCACCAATCCCCAACCTCTTCAAGCTTAGTGTGCAATAAGTCATTCTCCTTCACAATCTCTTCCCACACACCACCTTTATCCTTCATCATCTCTGTTAACCTCAACTCTGGACCCTCTTCGTCAAACTCATAATCCTCAATCCCAAACTTATCAGCCAACACCTTCCACAAATGCTTCCACTTGTAAACATCACCATTGCTACAATTGAAGGCTTGGTTCTTCACTGTAGGGTTCACTGCACCCCAAATGTGTTGATCAACTATTAAATTTGAATCTGAAGCCGGCGAATAACACTCCCATGTAGCTTTTGATCCGGGAAACTTCAAAGGAAGACCCTCGTGTTTGCAAATAGCGGCATAAACACAAAGTGTACCGATTAAGTTCATCATGCTGTAAGGTGAAAATCCAAAGATAACATGTGGTCGAGTAACAAACCATGTCATTCCTTTTTTCTTGCCAACCTGAAAATATAGTTAAGTTAGTTATACAATAGAATAATGTTGCTGATATTAACTTTGAATTGTGAAAtgagaataattttaaaagaaaatgctAACAAATGTCCTTAGTGCATTCTTTAAGGAATCAAAGATGTAACTTTTATATAGAAAATTCTGTATTTATTTCACAAGTGTTTGAGTTTGACTTATTTTTACaagacaaaaatttatttttaaacaataCACAATTCACCCTTAAGACACTTGTTATTATGACCATATTTTTATCGTGGTTTCAGTGTAAATTTTTTACTGTCAATCGATAATAAATCATTATTTACCTGATTTTTAAGTTAGCTacgatgaaaaacaaaattttataatgaTCAAATGATTATAATTGACTAACAGTGCATgttgttttaaattttgaaaaattgattataattaataaaataattaggaTAATTTCTCAATTTATCCCACTAACCTCTTCTAACAAGATATCCTCCTGCTGGTAATAGAAAACTTGTGCATCCAAGCGTGGAGAATCCTCCGTGAAGGGTGATTCAATGGCCTTGATCTTACCAAAATCTGCGAAGGACCCGACGTAGTGCTTGGTACCTGTTTGTAGGGACACATGTTGCAGATTTGGAGCGTTTCGGATGAGGGTACGGAGGACGTTCCTTAACATAGCACTGTTGACCTCGCGATTTTGTGTCTCTGTGGGCATGTTTGCCCATGAGACATAAAAGATGTGGGTCACGTCATACAACGGAGAAAGTTTTAATTCTACGTCATTTTGATTAGAGACATCACATTGGATGTAGTGGATAGGGTTATCCATGTTCCATGATGGTTGCGGACGGCGAGCAACGCCGTAAACCTTCCACGGACCACCCGGTGTGTCACGTAGTGATAGAGTTTCCGCTAAGCCATTGCCAACAATTCCTGTCACACCTATAATTAATGCTACGAAACTCTGTGTTGCTTCTTCCTCGCATTTTGTGATCTTTACAAGTACAAAAGGGTGAGAAAAATCACTTTTGTTAAAAGGATCAATTTTATAGTACACAAGTGAAACAAATCTTTTGTCAtgcacaaatttatttttatcattggatcaaataaaatttgatgtgACATATTAATTCAATGGTGAGTATTTATTGATTCAATGATAAAAACAGATTTATGTAAGATaaaagatttgttttatttgtatatattaaaataacacacaaaaaaaagttgaaaaggAAAAAGGATAGTTTGATGTGAGAAATTACTTGCCTTTTCTGTTCCAGTTGCTCTAGCCAACCAccaattcatgtttttttttttttctttctatctaTATTTTTCTCTCAACTTTCTATCTATTATGAGTGAGGATGTGTTGTTGTTGTGTGATTATTTGCGTTGCTGAAACCTCAAATTATAGAGGAAAGAACTCGTATGCATTAAATGCATGGTTGCCATTCTTgctagaggtgggaataggctaggccgagctaggctttgccaagcctgagcctggcctgtcaaaaaatcaaaggtctgagcctggcctgtggcctatcataggcttaaattctaggcctgagcctggccttttgaaagtctgatgtggcctgttagcctgtttaaaagcctatttcatatgaacatatttaaataaataattatatttattttgaaatatacttatgaactaataaaataatgttccatttgatattttagagaatttgactatatatgtcatcatatttcaattctagtttataataatacatttatatatgttaaaaactaatgtagattaataaacttaaattacttaaaaagttaatagatttataatttaatcaaagtataaattttaatatataaataataatcgtaataaaaatattattcatgttaacttaaataggccggcctagtaggcctcaaaggcttttttaatggcctgcggcctggcctttttagctaaataggcttataaaaaagcattggcctgctctatttaaagaaataggctggcctggcctgagcctatgtaggctaggccttaaggccatgtaggccggcctggcctgttcccacctctaattCTTGCTACACCATCTTCTGACACATTGTGAACTTAAGCACCGAATGGAGAAACATCATTGGCTGGAATCTGACACATTTTGAACTTAAGCACCGAATAAAGAAAACTCATTGGCTGGAATCCAACAGGCATGTGGCATCTGCTCTCTCCTTTTAACGTCAATGTTTTGTTCCACCTTCAAGTAATCAAGTACACCACGTGATGTTCGGAAATATTATCTGTTTTGGACTGTGTGTGATCCCTCGCGATTTTATCCTTTATAAAAAGTGCCTCGGTGAATTAAGATGTGTGAGTGTTGCATACAAATTTTCATTAGTCTCGATTTTCAAacgatgtgagactttttaagTGTACCGAAACAGTTTACTAATATTTCATATGCGTGAATCTGTGTTTCACTTGATTTTGcgatttttttatcaagtaatttATTGGCTAAATATTTCACTAAGGTAGATAAGTGGAGGTTTGAAGTTTAAACTCCCACTTcgacatatataatgtaatgtctctAACAACTGAGCTAAATTCACGATTCACGAGACTATTTTACCAtctttagctttttttttttttgatgagaTCCATCTTTAATTTAAATACACCTAACATGCCCAAcgtgtatatattttatatattcaacgATCAAATTTAAATAAACGTGCCCAACGTGTATATATTCTATAGCCTAGATATATATCAACAATCAACTTGGGGTGattagtcaaacaaaaaaaacaaaaattgcacTTGTGTGTGAAGTTTTTTATCCGTGTACATACGGGTTCGTTTTATATGTTAAGAAAGAAGGGGACggtacaaataaattttaaaattgtttctggTACGGAATAAATTGAGGGCTAATACCCACTTTgcatacccaaaaaaaaatttgaggtctgaataaaaataaaaattattgtctcttattaaattacaaaataatatttttatcttctgtgtaaattgtttaaaatactaaaataatatttttgccTATTAAATATCGTacaatacaaaatttatttaatactttaaacgtTTGTCCCgtgttatttaatttttttttttacaaagaattttttttgtcctgTGTGTTGTTCTTTGTTCTGTTTAATATCAAACCAACTCGTATGTCTTGGAGCATCACAATATACATATAGCTAGCatctttgtatatttttttcatgaGTATACTATGCCCCTCGTTTCTCTACCAATTACCAgatgaaaattaaataaagacgAGTTCATAATTCACATAAATCAAGGCATTATTGTTCAATGTTCACATAAAAATTGCCAACATGTATTTTGCAGCTTGATTTGTGACTTGTTCCAAAGCTTTTAGTTTACAAATTTCGGTAGCTCGTTAAGTATTTCATTATGCTTTTTGCCCATTTATTATTAACGAACTACTTTAAACAAAGATGTGAGTGGATGTGTTAGAAGTCTCACGTTGGTTAGATatgacataaataatttttataaacgtAGTGCAAACCACAATTCTCAAGCTAACTTTTGTGATTGAGTATATGTCTTTTAAATAGAGGTGAGAATAGGTCAGGCCAGCCTACAGGGGCCTATGGCTAAGCCTACATAGACTCAGGTCAGGccagctatttttttttaaaaagagcagacaaagacttttttataagcttatttagctaaaaaggccagaCTGCAGACCATTAAAAGAGCCTTTTAGGACTAGCCTATTTAGGTTAAtgtgaataatatttttactactattattatttatatattaaaatttgtactttgattaaattattaatatattaactttttcagtagtttaagtttattaatttacgttagtttttcacatatacaaatgtattattataaattagaattgaaatatgatgacatacatagttaaattctataaaatattatgttaaatatcaaaaggaacattggtttattagttcataactatatttaaaaataaatataattatttatttaaatatgttcatgtgaaataggcttttaaacaggctaacaggtcacatcagactttcaaaaggtcaGACTCGGGCCTAAAAAATAAGCCTAATAGGCCAGGCTCGGACCTTTGATTTTTTGACAGGTCAGACTCAGGCTTgccaaagcctagctcggcctagcttCTTCCCACCTCTACTTCAAATTCTAACTTTTATAAAAGTTGTCTATATAATATCTCTAGCCAATATGAAACTTCTAACAGCATCATAGCCCTAAATGGGGTTAGACGTGTATATTTGCCATCTTATATGTAATTTAGATATAGTTAGGTTAAGACCTCCAATTAAGTTGCATAATACTATAAACTCATTTCAAAATGAGCAGAGGTGAATGGGGTGTCTTGAAGTTAACAGGGTAGTTACTAAGCAATGGAAAACAGGACTCTGTTGGGAGCCTAAAAAATAATGGGAGtctcaaattttaaatttgttggatattgctaaaatataataattaagtaTAATTAATTGCttactcaaaaaaaaagtattgttaATTGTGAAAAATAATACAACGTAGCTGATGAACTAGTGGTTGTATCATTTATGAGAGGGGTTTGAACCACGGTCCTTTTAATAATGTTCTTACTAGCTACCGCTGaattaaaccatttttttttttccttttaataaaagaatagaaaatataactCTTCCCATCCCACCATGGGGACTTTATGAGAGTTTATTTTGGAGTCCACTAGGTTTTTTGAGGATcctaaaattaccaaaatatctATTCCACTAGTTAAGTATTGAACATCCCTTATAcatgaaattttcaagattttataAGTTTACTGAATTCGCTACTTAACTATCTGACAtctcctataaaaaaaattcagaattttACACTATACTCTACTTAAATAGAAAACTCGGTTAGCTACTTAAATACCTAATATATCATATAGATGAATTTTTTTGGattctacttttatttttggattctACTTAGGTAGCGAAAGACTATTTGTTGTACTAGATAGTAAGGTTAAGTTGATCAAGGGAGGTTGGATTATACTTATACATATCTTTTTGTAGCTTAGATTTGTGTATTAGCTCCAAATTTGTTAGTCTAGCATCTACAAATTGAAGAtgaaatttcattatttttcatgGTTACTATAAGCaagataaaaattgtaaaataaaatgtttttaaaaacaaaatagagtaaaattggattttttataAATGTGGGGTAGGAGGTATGACTTGAAAATATATCGGTGCATAAATAGAATGAACAACCATGTGAGTGTGACTTGGTGTCTTGGATGAATGCAGCAAGTGAAGGGTGAAGACAAATGCACaataaatgagtaaaaaaaaatcatcacctAAATTTTCATTTGTTAGCCAGTTTTGCTATACTatcatttaactaattaatttatgttaattaattattccTCCTATAATAATCAACTGGTCAACTTTCATATTTAACACCATGGTTCCCACAAAGTTACCTTAATtttgtgaatatattttttgtcacgCAAAGCCAAATTTAATTCACTCTCTTCTCATTTAAGGAAATCAATTGTTCTATAAATTGGAGTGTTTTACAGCCAACTTCATACACAATGGCAAAAACTACTGCTTTACTTGTTTTGGTTCTCCTTGTTGCCTCGATTTTTAATGTCTATAGTGTTGAGGATGCGGCGCCGCCGTTGGGGTTGGGGATACCCCGTTGTGAGTTGTTGCATAACTTGTGTTTGCGTATTCCTGACTTTTGTTCTGAGTATTATAAGTTGTGTCTTAACAAAGATCTCCAAACTCCATGATCAGAGATTGTGGCCATGGTTTGTGGTATTGATATTATATCTACATATATCTTTTTATATGTGTGTTAAAGTATTATAAGATATAAAAATTACTATATAGCTAAATAACCTTTATTGGCCTTTACTGGTTGCCTTTGCTAGATATAGCTAGCTTCTTGGGTATGTTCAGTCAaggattataatttatatattattgtgcGCTATGGTTTCTGTATTATTATGATAATGGTATCGTTAATATAATACATATAATATTAATacatattgaaataaaattaatgtgtGTTTTCTTGTGTCTCGGAGCATCACAATActtagcatttttttttctttcctgaAAGCATAAAAATGTACAAATTTCAGCCACAACATATTACAAAAAGAGCAAACACcattaacataaataaatgaaaaatagattatatAACTCTTCCCACCCCACCATGGGACTTTATTTACTACAATAAAAAGAGCCCTCTCCTAGGCCAAGTTATGACAATACAACAAAGTCCAAATCATCATGCAACCCGCCACAAGCTGCAGAGTCTTGCGTAACGGACCCATCCGTGTTAGCTTTGAACCATGTGATTGCCGACGTTTTCCAGAGTACCAATTTTACTGTCCTGGGTTGTGCTGTTCGCGTCTCAAGTTGCAGCAGCTATAGAGCTGCGTGCTCTGCTGGATGTGCATGACCCGAAACCAATTTATGACTCAAGGAGATCGATGTTAAGACCTTCATTGTTGCGGCATGGACTGAGACAGAAGCGTTGCTGAAACGAATACCATTCTGCGCCATCCAAATGGAATGAATAATATGAAGCACAGTATGATGAGTAAAGTGCATTCTCCAACTTGGATTGAAACTATAAAAAATCTGCAATCGAATGAAATACCGAGCTTAGATTCCAGCCAACGCAACATATTTTGTGTCGGATATTTTGGATATTTCAAAAGTTTAGTGTAGTCCAAATCTATTTCACATTTTATTGtgatcca from Trifolium pratense cultivar HEN17-A07 linkage group LG1, ARS_RC_1.1, whole genome shotgun sequence includes these protein-coding regions:
- the LOC123897438 gene encoding 3-oxo-Delta(4,5)-steroid 5-beta-reductase-like, producing MNWWLARATGTEKITKCEEEATQSFVALIIGVTGIVGNGLAETLSLRDTPGGPWKVYGVARRPQPSWNMDNPIHYIQCDVSNQNDVELKLSPLYDVTHIFYVSWANMPTETQNREVNSAMLRNVLRTLIRNAPNLQHVSLQTGTKHYVGSFADFGKIKAIESPFTEDSPRLDAQVFYYQQEDILLEEVGKKKGMTWFVTRPHVIFGFSPYSMMNLIGTLCVYAAICKHEGLPLKFPGSKATWECYSPASDSNLIVDQHIWGAVNPTVKNQAFNCSNGDVYKWKHLWKVLADKFGIEDYEFDEEGPELRLTEMMKDKGGVWEEIVKENDLLHTKLEEVGDWWFADFMLRVEGVLDSMNKAKEHGFLGFRNSKNSFINWIDKTKAYKIVP